The following coding sequences lie in one Flavobacterium cyclinae genomic window:
- a CDS encoding cation diffusion facilitator family transporter, which translates to MGQEHNHSHSSNKKTLTISLVIITTYMAVEVIGGLITNSLALLADAGHMLSDAISLFIALMAFKFSSKVADYGKTYGYKRFEILAAIINGATLILISVYIIYEAIERFQNPPEIQSYGMLIIAFIGLLVNVLVAWIMMRGADVKENLNMRGAYLHVISDMLGSVGAIIAALLILFFGWSWADPLASVIVSILVLRSGYLVTKSSVHVLMEGTPNNVEIEKVTDKILKTDGIQNIHDLHIWTITSGLNALTCHAVVNEKMTIEESEKMLRKIEHDLEHLNVHHVTIQLETPAHKHDNSILCSVKAEPTAHEHHH; encoded by the coding sequence ATGGGACAAGAACACAACCATTCGCACAGTTCGAACAAAAAAACCTTAACCATCAGCCTTGTTATTATTACGACTTATATGGCAGTAGAGGTTATCGGTGGTTTGATTACAAACAGCCTTGCTTTATTGGCAGATGCAGGGCATATGCTGAGCGATGCTATTTCATTGTTCATTGCCTTAATGGCTTTTAAATTCAGCAGTAAAGTAGCCGATTATGGTAAAACGTATGGATATAAACGGTTTGAAATATTAGCTGCGATTATCAATGGAGCAACGCTGATACTGATTTCAGTTTATATTATATATGAAGCAATCGAACGTTTCCAAAATCCGCCCGAAATTCAATCCTACGGAATGCTCATTATTGCATTTATAGGCTTATTGGTCAATGTGCTTGTAGCTTGGATAATGATGCGTGGAGCTGATGTAAAGGAAAACCTCAATATGCGTGGAGCGTACCTGCACGTCATCAGTGATATGTTGGGTTCGGTTGGTGCCATCATCGCAGCTTTGCTCATTCTATTCTTTGGTTGGAGTTGGGCAGACCCTCTAGCAAGTGTTATCGTTTCCATATTGGTATTGCGAAGCGGATACTTAGTTACCAAATCATCGGTACACGTACTTATGGAGGGTACACCCAATAATGTAGAAATAGAAAAAGTAACGGACAAAATCTTAAAAACAGACGGTATTCAAAACATTCACGACTTACATATTTGGACAATTACAAGCGGACTGAACGCTTTGACTTGCCACGCAGTTGTGAATGAAAAAATGACGATTGAAGAAAGCGAAAAAATGCTTCGTAAAATAGAACACGACTTGGAACACTTAAACGTTCATCACGTAACCATTCAGTTGGAAACACCTGCACACAAACACGATAATTCAATATTGTGCAGCGTAAAGGCAGAACCAACAGCACACGAACATCATCACTGA
- a CDS encoding heavy-metal-associated domain-containing protein: MENKEFQFKTNLNCGGCVSKVKSDLDNAEGVCHWKVDTDNADKILTVSSKGITEEEVIAIVKSKGFKAEPIA; the protein is encoded by the coding sequence ATGGAAAATAAAGAATTTCAATTCAAAACCAATCTCAACTGTGGAGGTTGTGTATCAAAAGTAAAGTCAGATTTAGATAATGCCGAAGGAGTCTGCCATTGGAAGGTGGACACGGATAATGCCGATAAAATCCTTACCGTGAGTTCAAAAGGAATTACGGAAGAAGAAGTAATTGCTATCGTTAAAAGCAAAGGTTTTAAAGCTGAACCAATAGCGTAA
- a CDS encoding copper-translocating P-type ATPase, translating into MEHSHHNHTESQQSHDHHATNDAEGHDKHAGHNVADFWKRFIICLIVSIPVLALSHMIQQWLGFEFTFVGDKYVLATLSTFIFVYGGYPFLKGLYDEVKDKAIGMMTLIGVAITVAWAYSVAITFGLQGMDFYWEMATLIDIMLIGHYFEMKSVMGASRSLELLVKMMPSTAHHLKDGHIHDMPVSELKIGDMVMVKPGEKVPVDGIVTEGESYVDESMLTGESKPVKKEKESKVIGGAINSNGSLTIKVISTGKDSYLNKVVKLVEDAQKIKSKTQNFADRAAKVLTFVALGGGVITLVVWLLLGFPFVFALERMVTVMVISCPHALGLAVPLVVAISTSIAAQKGLLIRNRTAFENARLISTIIFDKTGTLTKGSHELQEVKVLNSKFNDKELLRLASGIEQHSEHYIAAGLLRKVKELNIAIPKSENFNYLPGKGLEGIVEEKEIKVVGPNYLNEQNIKIAETIDEFTGTVVYVLIDKNVAGYFTFSDQIRESSLEAIQILKEAGIKNLLLTGDNEKVAMKVSDELKMDGFIANVLPHDKLEKVKELQEKGEYIAMTGDGVNDAPALAQADVGIAVGSGTDVAAETADIILVNSDPKDIANLILFGKATYNKMIQNLWWAAGYNILAIPLAAGVLYKWDIMLSPAIGAVLMSLSTIVVAINAQLLKRKIS; encoded by the coding sequence ATGGAACATTCACATCATAATCATACCGAAAGCCAACAATCACACGACCATCATGCCACAAATGATGCAGAAGGTCACGACAAACACGCAGGACACAATGTTGCGGATTTTTGGAAGCGATTTATAATCTGTTTGATTGTATCCATTCCTGTGCTTGCATTATCGCACATGATACAACAGTGGTTAGGATTTGAATTCACATTTGTAGGCGACAAATATGTATTAGCAACTCTTTCCACTTTCATTTTTGTTTATGGTGGTTATCCCTTTCTGAAAGGTTTATATGACGAAGTAAAAGATAAAGCCATCGGTATGATGACACTGATTGGCGTAGCAATTACGGTTGCATGGGCATACAGTGTAGCTATTACTTTCGGTTTGCAGGGTATGGATTTTTATTGGGAAATGGCAACCCTGATAGACATTATGCTTATTGGGCATTACTTTGAAATGAAGTCGGTCATGGGTGCTTCCCGTTCGTTGGAATTGCTGGTTAAGATGATGCCTTCTACTGCTCATCATCTAAAAGACGGACACATTCACGATATGCCGGTCAGTGAATTGAAAATTGGAGATATGGTGATGGTGAAGCCGGGTGAAAAAGTTCCTGTGGACGGCATTGTGACAGAAGGGGAAAGTTATGTTGACGAAAGTATGCTCACAGGCGAGAGCAAACCTGTGAAAAAAGAAAAGGAAAGTAAAGTAATTGGCGGAGCAATTAACAGCAATGGTTCACTCACCATAAAAGTAATTAGTACAGGCAAGGACAGTTATCTGAATAAAGTGGTGAAACTGGTAGAGGACGCACAGAAAATAAAATCCAAAACTCAAAATTTTGCAGACCGAGCCGCAAAGGTTTTAACATTTGTTGCTTTAGGTGGTGGTGTAATAACGCTAGTTGTTTGGCTACTATTAGGGTTTCCATTTGTGTTTGCATTGGAAAGAATGGTAACCGTTATGGTTATTTCCTGCCCTCATGCTTTGGGTTTAGCAGTGCCATTGGTGGTAGCTATTTCAACTTCAATCGCTGCACAAAAAGGTTTGCTCATTCGCAACAGAACAGCTTTTGAAAATGCTCGATTGATTTCAACTATCATTTTTGACAAAACCGGAACACTAACCAAAGGTTCTCATGAATTACAGGAAGTAAAAGTGTTGAACTCAAAATTTAATGACAAAGAATTACTCCGTCTGGCATCAGGCATAGAGCAACATTCTGAACATTATATCGCAGCGGGTTTATTGCGAAAAGTAAAGGAATTGAACATTGCAATTCCAAAATCAGAAAATTTCAATTACCTGCCGGGTAAAGGATTGGAAGGCATTGTAGAAGAGAAAGAAATTAAAGTAGTAGGTCCGAATTACCTGAACGAACAAAACATCAAGATTGCTGAAACGATTGATGAATTTACAGGCACAGTTGTTTATGTTCTGATTGACAAAAATGTTGCGGGGTATTTTACTTTTTCAGACCAGATAAGAGAAAGCTCTCTTGAAGCCATTCAAATTTTAAAAGAGGCGGGAATTAAGAACCTGCTGCTTACAGGCGACAACGAAAAAGTAGCCATGAAAGTAAGCGATGAATTAAAAATGGACGGCTTCATAGCCAATGTATTACCGCATGATAAATTAGAGAAAGTAAAAGAACTTCAGGAAAAAGGTGAATACATTGCCATGACAGGCGATGGCGTAAATGATGCACCTGCTCTTGCACAAGCAGATGTTGGTATTGCAGTTGGTTCAGGCACTGATGTAGCAGCCGAAACAGCAGATATAATTTTGGTAAACTCAGACCCGAAAGATATCGCCAACCTGATATTATTTGGAAAAGCTACCTACAACAAAATGATACAAAACTTATGGTGGGCTGCGGGCTATAACATTCTTGCTATTCCATTGGCAGCAGGTGTATTATACAAATGGGATATTATGCTCAGTCCGGCTATTGGTGCAGTGCTGATGAGTTTAAGCACAATTGTGGTTGCGATAAATGCACAACTTTTAAAAAGAAAAATTTCATAA